The sequence ccgtccatatgatggatgcagctggtctcatagctgctcgtgtagggacactagggatacagtacaggtgctcattggagaatgagttcactgattgatccgcttacggaatgctggatggttgatgatgccttattgtcagacaacgattccgtagtcctagtggtgtatctggttcttagacttgagacaccaaggatgtcctgtatgagtgctccactctttgataccagacttataggtttggctgttcccagatctagtacagctggtcattgggagtggtagtcgaccttacgagggctattgagtgtcgatagaggatcatccactctcggtatcatgagaggaatatcccatgtgttcttgctcagacaaatccctggccagggtcattcgggttgagagagaaagagttctccgggagaatccgattagagcgagactcgagtagaaaccgtatgggtctgacagcaccatgctcgatatacggtctctgggatattagatggatgagggactataggtacatggtaactgaggacagacaggtccaatggattggattcccctgtatcgtctggggactacggcgtagtggcctagtacttccgtagtcgatgagtcgagtgaattattacagagataataattcactgagttagaaggagttctgacaggtatgactcacggccagctcgatattgggcctagagggtcacacacatatggtaggcattgcgatgagtagaggttcggatatgagatatccgacggagcccttgtcttattggatgcagatccaatacccactagggaaaggacccattagggttttgacacgggatctctataaataggagggattcacagcctcataggctagagtctttgcttgcccttcctattctcctctccctctccacctcagagtaggcctggagttttgaggagcgtcgtcgcaaccctgctgtgtggatcaccgctagagaggaggacgcttgacctccttcaccctctcctaaggatctgcaaggaaacagggatatacgatctccctaggtaacacaatctctatacgcagttttgtgttttttgcggattttgcgcaccaatcttcgcacgacgatgaacatctttttgggaatcggggatttttgttttcttgttcttccgctgcgcatatgatgtcgccccctatgatttccttaCAAGTTCAACAACCTAAAATTCAGTAAGTTCCTAGTCCTATGAAATCCAGCTAGGATTCAACTTAGTGGCTCAATCTCAAATCAATAATTTTACCAAATTCATCAACCAATCTATCCTTAAAGGTCTTAAAAAAGCAAGTCGTCGAATCGAACGTAACCCGAGTGGATGAGTTATTAAGCATCCTATGAGCTTCTTGAATGACACCTAAGACCATACCGAAAGAATCCTCATTACCCTAGCCTTATGTACCGAGGTTGTTATGCCACTTGAGATAGTTTTCCCAACACCTCGTATTGAGAACTTTAACGAAGAATCTCTTATAAAGTAGGACTTTGAGCCAGACTCAACTTAGTCAATGAGACTTGAGTAGTTGCCTATCTGAGAATTATAAGTTATAAGAAGGTAGTGGTCAAGCTCTACGACCAAGATATTTGTCCTTTGAGAATTCGACTAGGAGATTTTGTGCTACGCAAGGCTAATATAAGTAATCAGACTCGATCCCGAGGAATGCTAGCACCAAACTAGGAAGGACCATACCGAGTCATCAAAATAATCCAAGATGAGACATATCGCCTTAGTATAATAGAATGTGGGGCATTACCAACAATATGACACATCTCCAACTTAAAGTTTTATCCTTAAGGGAACCCTCGAGTCCTATTGAGGACACTATAAGAAAACTTACAATAGATAAACCAGATCCCTACAACCAAAATTAGACATCGATCTACAAAAAGATAAACGAAAATATTACGGAGTAGCTCAACAGTGGATAAGGCCTCTGAAATAAGGCGCATGAGTTGAGAAAATTTTTACTTGTGCCAAGTAAAACCTACTATGTTAGAAGCACAAGGTGAAGTATGCCCAAGATGCATGTGTTAGGAAAACTTGTTGCACATAGAAAAGAAATATGTTATAGTGAAAGATCAAGCTAGAGAGGCGTTTGAGACACACAAGTTAACGAAAATCCAACTCACGCTATGTAAAACCTACTATGACGAAAGCACAAGGTAAAGTACGTCTTAGATGCATGAAAACTTGACCTAcataagataaaaaagaaagaaaaaaaatcaaatgacgtAATTCTAACCGTAAAAAAGCACCAAAGTATATTTTCCGAAGGGGGAAGGAATAAATGATAGGGAATATAAAATCACTAGCCATCGTTCATTACATCAATGCCACGTAAGATCAATACCCTTTTGACCATGTGTATAAGATTCCAAAAGGCAACTCGGTGAGTTGCCTCCTATGtaaaatatttatagaaatatttttagaAGCTTCTCCTATTGAGTATTCATAGGAATATTCTTGAAAATCTAAGAGGATAACTCGAGTTGATTACGAACTATCTCCATTGTAGAATATTTACATTAATATTTATTGAAGTCCAAGGGACAGCTCGAGTTGGTTTCGAATTACCTCCCATGTATAATATTTGAATTATCTCCCTTATGAAatatttataggaatattctcgAAAGTCTGGGATAGCTCGGGTCATTTATGAATCGTCTTCTTTGTgaaatattcataggaatattcTCGAAAATTTAGAAACATTGATTATGAATTATTTTTCTCGTGAAATCTTTATGAAATATTCTTTCTTCTTAAAGTCAGTATAAAAATATACCATTAACTCTATATTATAGGAGAGATCTCGATACTAACTTAAATGTCGAAAGGATCGACTTGATAAGCTACTTTTGACTTTTATCTTTGTGTAGGAACAAATGAGATTTCATTCTGAACGACTACTTGCATACGGATTAGACCCCCGTTGTACAAACAAAAATGTCaccaacttttttttttcctagcaGGTGACCGAATGCgattgatatttaaaaaaaaattattattattattattattattatatttaagaaCAAATATTAGTACTGTCTTGATGTGGGCGAGAAATGCGTGAACGGTGGCGGGGGGTTGGCTCGAACGTTCTTGTCATGTGATCGTTGGATCTCTCCTCCCTCCGtcacctcctcaaatctctccatCATCTCTTAACGCCTCGTTAGTTAGCTCCCTCATCCCTGCTCACGCGATAAATCCTCCCCTTCTTGTCGGTCGCCGGTTCCCATTCATCACCTCCGCGTTGATCAGGGTATCACAGCCATCCCGCATTCTCGATTCCCTTTCTTCCTCCCCATCGATCGTTCTCTTGTCGGAAGAAGGCTTCCCTCTTCCCCTCCTTCCGCTCCCGATCAcgtaagcctctctctctctctctctctctctctcccccgatCGATCAGTTGGTAGTTGTTTTCGAGTTCTTGCGATAGGTTTTTGGTGTTCTAGGAgctgtgtttttctttttttctgcaaAAAAATATGCCTTTTTTCGTTGTTCCTTTTCATGCAGGCCTTGCTTTTCCGTCAGATCTGGATTTGGTTCTCGTAGGGTTTTTTTGGATGACAAGGGATCTGGACCGGATCGGTTCTCGTGCTAGATTTGTGTATTACTTATGCGTTTTGTGTTTGATGAATTGCCCGACCTTAAAATGTAATGTAGTTTTGATGATTTCGTTGTTGTTCCGTGGAACCTGTGATTCGATATTCGTGGTTCTGATGACTCGAGAATCAACCTATGATTCACATCATCTTGATGGATAACCGGTTGTATTTGTTGTTCTGTTCAAGATGTACAAATTTTGGTTCCTTATTTTCGCGATTCTCGTTGGCATATCTTTTCATCGACAAATTGAAGCGTAGGTGAAACCCCTAATTGACCAAAAAATGTTCGATTTTACGTTGTCGCCAGAATATTTTACGATCACGTTTGCCGATCTCTGAGCAATTTTAGGTCTTCTTTTATTGCTGCAAATCACTTTGCAATTTAATTGCTCGATGAGCGCTTGTGATTTTGGATCTGATATGTGTAAACAACGAGCGATCTTTCTTTGGCAGAGTTTAGTTTATAGATGGCGACGTACAAACCCAAAAACATCCTGATTACAGGGGCGGCAGGCTTCATTGCGTCCCATGTTGCCAACCGCCTCGTTTGGAACTACCCCGAGTACAAGATCGTGGTTCTCGACAAGCTTGATTACTGCTCCAACCTGAAGAACCTCAACCTGTCGCGCTCCTCTCCGAACTTCAAGTTTGTCAAGGGTGATATTGGGAGCGCCGACCTCGTCAACTACCTCCTCATCACCGAGTCGattgataccatcatgcattttgcaGCCCAGACCCATGTTGATAATTCTTTTGGCAACTCCTTTGAGTTCACCAAGAACAACATATATGGCACCCACGTCCTCCTGGAGGCCTGCAAGGTCACTGGTCAGATTAAGAGGTTTATCCATGTTAGCACCGATGAGGTCTACGGAGAGACTGATGAGGACGCTGTGGTTGGCAACCACGAGGCATCTCAACTTCTGCCAACCAACCCATACTCGGCAACCAAGGCTGGGGCTGAGATGCTTGTTATGGCTTATGGAAGGTCATATGGCTTGCCTGTGATCACTACCCGAGGAAACAATGTGTATGGGCCAAATCAATTCCCTGAGAAGATGATCCCAAAATTTATTCTCTTGGCCATGAGAGGGCAGCCACTTCCAATTCACGGTGATGGCTCAAATGTGAGAAGCTATTTGTACTCTGAAGATGTTGCAGAGGCTTTTGAGGTCATCCTCCACAGAGGAGAAGTTGGGCATGTTTATAATATCGGCACAAAGAGAGAAAGGAGAGTGATTGATGTGGCGAGGGACATCTGTGCACTTTTTTCACTAGACCCAGTTAAGGTTATTCAGTTTGTGGAGAATCGACCTTTCAATGACCAGAGGTACTTTTTGGATGATCAGAAGCTGAAGAACCTGGGATGGTCGGAGCGGACTGCATGGGATGATGGACTCAAGAAGACGATGGAGTGGTATATGAGCCATCCAGATTGGTGGGGAGATGTTTCAGGAGCACTTTTACCTCATCCACGGATGTTGATGATGCCTGGTATTGAAAGACATACTGATGGGTCTGAAGAAACCAAGTCCATGTCTTCGCAGTCAACGACCACTAATAGTCAGAACCGGATGGTGGTTCCTGCTGCAAGAAGCAGCGTGGTACCTCCTAAGAAACCATATTTGAAGTTCTTGATATACGGTAGGACTGGATGGATAGGGGGCCTTCTTGGCAAGATATGCGAGAAGCAGGGGATACCATACGAGTATGGAAGGGGTCGTTTGGAAGAGCGTTCCCATCTCATACTTGACATTCAGAATGTGAAGCCAACTCATGTTTTCAATGCTGCTGGTGTGACTGGTAGACCTAATGTTGACTGGTGCGAATCTCATAAGCAGGAGACAATTCGCACGAATGTTGTGGGAACTCTGAATTTGGCAGATGTCTGTAGGGATCATGACCTGTTACTAATGAATTATGCTACCGGTTGTATTTTTGAGTATGATGCTAAACATCCTGAAAGGTCGGGCATTGGATTCAAGGAGGAAGACAAGCCAAACTTTATTGGATCCTTCTATTCAAAAACTAAAGCAATGGTACTTTTTGTTGCATTTAAAGAAATTATCTTTTCAAACTTATGTTATTTTGTGTATTCTTAAAAGCTAACAAATTAGTTATTGTTGGGCCATGATGCAGGTTGAAGAGCTTTTGAGGGAATATGAGAATGTCTGTACCCTTAGAGTTCGAATGCCAATATCTTCTGATCTTAGCAATCCACGTAACTTCATTACCAAAATCGCTCGTTATGACAAAGTTGTGAACATTCCAAATAGCATGACGGTTTTAGACGAACTTCTCCCCATTTCAATTGAGATGGCAAAGAGAAATTGCAGAGGAATATGGAACTTTACCAATCCTGGTGTGGTGAGCCACAATGAGATCCTAGAGATGTACAGGAGCTACATTGATCCCAGCTTTAAGTGGACCAATTTTACAATGGAAGAACAGGCTAAAGTCATAGTTGCACCTCGAAGCAACAATGAGATGGATGCTACAAAATTAAAGAGAGAGTTTCCTGAGTTGTTGTCCATCAAAGATTCTCTCATCAAGTTTGTTTTTGAGCCAAACAAGAAGGTCCTTTCTCACTGATAGGCTTCCTCAATGTCACAGTTTCCCTAGACTTTGGAACTAAGCAGTTGACCCTTAGTATTTTAATCATTAATGTCATCCAATACTTTGCAGTATGACTATCATAATACAAACTCTGCATCAGGAATACTTTTTTTCTAGGCGGGAGGAAAAACCTGATTAATTTTATTAGGTAGTCTGCCTTGTTCTTGTTTAGGTTCTTTACAAGAGGCTAGTATTATTTGTCTTCTAAATTTGTACTGTCCACTCTATGTGGCATGTAGTAGCTTCATTCTGTTAATGCATCCATTTATTGTTTACATTCTGCATTCTATTtgtcattttttttcttcttctacttTGAGAATATTTCTATGGAATCTATCTTTTGATCTTTGTGCGCAATGGAGTCCAAATCATGGATATccagtttgatttttttttttttattgtgtacattttgtttattattttgaatCATTTTTTACTAGTTGATCCTGGTGGATTGCCAAGTAGGCATGGAGCTAATCTTCAGGAAGGCACCAAGTTGCCTTTCATTAACAGGAACTCTGTTTTGACAGAGGTTGACATTGGTTGTTCCTGTGAGATCTCAGTCGTCATCAGCACAAGCACTGACATGTCGTGATCGTGGGATTGGACGGTGGGCTACGAGGTGGAGAAGGGTGGAGTCCTGTACTGATCGTCTCCCTTCCCTTAACCTCATCCTCTGTCGAGGAGGTTGACCGACCAGTGAAGAGGGAGAGGATGGCTCGACTATCGACTATCGACTATCGACTATCGACTGTCTGACTGTCGAGGGGGagttatttattaaattaaaggAAATATGAATACTAtctctaaaatataaaaacatgAACACCTTCCAAAAAAgctaaaaaagaagagattttgaataaaaaatatcctttttactatgcattatatatataaataaaatctcCATCGAAGAAGGCAACCGATGATAAATATATTGTCGAAAGAAATCTGCTGAACTTCTCAAGTTTCCCTTAGAAAATATCAGACTGGAGGAGAATGACTTCATTCCCCCGTAGTCGAGGCAGCAACAGCAATTCACACCTGACAGGTTCGTGGATGAAAGGATCGAGCCGTGTTTGGCTCTCTTTCTCGTCCCAATAAGGCTTTTAATGATGAATGAACGAACCAAGAAGTTGATCGCGCCTTTTCCAGAAGATGGCGAGAAGTGTGCGCGTGATGGGACGCACGTGCTTCGCATGTGATTGTTTAGAGGTTCCTTTCACCTCCTCAAATCTGTCCTTATCTCTTTAACCGCCTCATTAATCACCTTTCTCATCGCCGCTCCGCATTCCCCCGTTCCTTTTCTCATCGCCGCTTCGCATCCGGTGGGACTTACTCGTTCTCCTGTCGGAATAAGCCTTCCCCGTTCCTCCCTCCTCCTGCTCACCATCTCGCGTAAGCTTTTCCTCTCCCTCCCTATCCATCTGTTGTTGGTACTTGTTTTCGAGTTGTTGCGATGGGCATTGCATTGCCTTCGGATCTGCATTTGGTTCTCGTAGGGTTTTCTCGAATGACAAGGGACCTGGACCGTATCGGTTATTTTCTTGTCCATTCTGTGTTTGATGGATTGGCTGACCGTTTAATGGAATATAGATTTGATGATTTCGTTGTTGATCCGTGGAGCCTTTTTGATTCGACATTTCTGGTTCTGATGACTCGAGAACTATTCTTTGATTCACATCACATTGATAGATAACTGGTTGTATTTGTTGTTCTGTTCAAGATATATGGATTTTGGTTCCTTATTTTCGCGATTCCGGTTGGTGTATCTTTTTATCGACGAATTCAAGCGTAGGTCGAAACCCCTAATCGATCAAATGTTCGACTTTTACCTTTTCTCCAGAATATTTTACGATCCCGTTTGCCCTCTGTGAGCAATTTATGGTCTTCTTTTCTGTAATTATTGCTTCAGATTAGTTTGCAAGTTGCTTGCTGCCATGTGTGGACAATGTGCGATCTTTGTTTGGCAGAGTTCAGTCTGTAGATGGCGGCTACGTACAAACCCAAAAACATACTCATAACCGGAGCGGCAGGCTTCATTGCGTCCCATGTCGCCAACCGCCTCGTTTGTAACTACCCCCAGTACAAGATCGTTGTTCTCGACAAGCTTGATTACTGCTCCAACCTCAATAACCTCAACCCATCACGCTCATCTCCCAACTTCAAGTTTGTCGAGGATGATATTAGGAGCGCTGACCTCATCAACGACCTCCTGATCACCGAATCGattgataccatcatgcattttgcaGCCCAGACCCATGTTGATAATTCTTTTGGTAACTCCTTTGAGTTCACCAAGAACAACATCTACGGCACCCACGTTCTCCTGGATGCCTGCAACGTCACAGGTCGGGTTAGGAGGTTTATCTATGTTAGCACTGATGAGGTCTATGGAGAAACCGATGAGGATGCCACGGTTGGCAAACACGAGGGGTCTCAACTTCTGCCAACCAACCCATACTCGGCAACAAAAGCCGGGGCTGAGATGCTTGTTATGGCTTATGGAAAGTCATACGGCTTGCCTGTGATCACTACCCGAGGAAACAATGTGTATGGGCCATTTCAATTTCCGGAGAAGCTGATCCCAAAATTTATTCTTTTGGCCATGAGAGGGCAGCCACTTCTGATTTACGGTGATGGCTCCAATGCTAGAAGCTTTTTGTACTGTGAGGATGTTGCAGAGGCTTTTGATGTCATCCTCCACAAAGGAGAAGTTGGGCATGTTTATAATATCGGCACAAAGATAGAAAGGAGAGTGATTGATGTGGCGAAGGACATCTGTGCACTTTTTTCACTAGACCCAGATAAGGTCATTCAGTTTGTGGAGAATCGGCCTTTCAATGACCAGAGGTACTTTTTGGATTATCAGAAGCTGAAGAACCTGGGATGGTCGGAGCGGACTGCATGGGATGATGGACTCAAGAAGACGATGGAGTGGTATATGAGCCATCCAGATTGGTGGGGAGATGTTTCAGGAGCACTTTTGTCTCATCCACAGATGTTGATGATGCCTGGTATTGAAAGGCATATTGATGGTTCTGAAGAAACCAAGTCCATGGCTTCCCAGTCGATGACCTCTAATAGTCAGAATGGGATGGTGCTTCCTGCCTCGAAAAGCAGTGTGATGCCACCTAAGAAATCATATTTGAAGTTCTTGATCTATGGTAGAACTGGATGGATAGGGTGCCTTCTTGGCAAGATATGCGAGAAGCAGGGCATACCATATGAGTATGGAAGGGGGCGTTTGGAAGAGCGTTGCCATATCATACTGGACATTCAGAACACGAATCCAACTCATGTTTTCAATGCTGCTGGTGTGACTGGTAGACCTAATGTTGACTGGTGCGAATCTCATAAGCAGGAGACAATTCGGTCGATTGTCGTGGGAACTCTGACTTTAGCGGATGTTTGTAGGGAGCATGACCTGTTACTGATGAATTATGCTACCGGTTGTATTTTCGAGCATGATGCTAAACATCCTGAAGGGTCGGGCACTGGATTCACGGTGGAAGACAATCCAAACTTTATTGGATCCTTCTATTCGAAAACTAAAGCAATGGTAATTTTTGCCTTGCATTTAATGAAATTATCTTTTCTAACTTAATGTTTTTTTGCATATTCTTAAAAGCTAACAAATTAGTTATTGTTGGTCTGTGACACAGGTTGAAGAGCTTTTGAGGGAATATGATAATGTCTGTACCCTTAGAGTTCAAGTGCCAATATCTTCTGATCGTAGCAATCCATGTAAATTCATTACTAAAATTACTTGTTATGACAAAGTTGTGAACATTCCAAATAGCATGATGGTTTTAGATGAACTTGTCCCCATTTCAATTGAGATGGCAAAGAGAAATTGCAGAGGCGTATGGAACTTTACCAATCCTGGTGTGGCGAGCCACAATGAGATGGATTCGAAGCTGTAGAAACCCTAAACCTTAAATCCTAGAAATGTAGAAGATCTACATTGACCCCTTCTTTTAATGGATCTATTTTACACTGGAAATACAGGCTAAAGTCATAGTAGCACCTCGAAGCAATAACGAGATGGATACTACAAAATTGAAGAGTGAGTCTCCCGAGTTGTTGTCCATCAAAGATTCTCTCATCAAATGTGTTTTTGAGCCAACCATCCAGGTCCTTTCTCACTGATAAGCTTCCTCAATGTCACAGTACGACTTTCATCAATACAAACTTGATTAATGACATCATTAATGTCATCCAACACATGGCAGTATGACTATCATCATACAAACTCTGCATCAGGAATACTTATCTAAGCAGGAGGAAAAACTTGATTAATTTTATTAGGTAGTCTGTTTTGTTGTTCTTGTTTAGTTTCTTTACAAGAGACTATTATTATTTGTCCTCTAAATTTGGACTGTCCAATTTGCTAGCTACATTCTTTTTGATGCATccatttgttgttacattctacATTCTATTTGTCATTTTCTTCCTCTACTTTCCGAATATTTCTATGGAATCTATAATTATCTTTTGATCTCGTGCACTTTGGAGTTCGAAATGTagtttgattttttatttatttataatcgtGTGTGATCTGCTAGTTGTGGACATTTTGTTTAGTATTTTGAATTATTGTTTATTAGTTGATTCTGGTGAACATGGAACAAAGTACAGAGGATAACTATGACATGGATGGTGGGGGGGAGGATGAGGGGTGATTAAAATACTTGTTCGGGTGGGTACTTAGTTGCCTTTCATTAACAGGAAATCAGTTTTGACAAGAGGTGGATGTTATTGTTGAGATTGATCAAAGGATGTTATTTGGAAGAATGTTTAAATAATATCATTGCTCGGTGAAAACTTTTTTGGGTTTCCTAGTCGATTTGTTGAAAAAGTATTTTTCAGGGTTTCTTTAATGAGTCAACATGAGAAATGCTTGATTCACCTATGTTCATACTTTTTCAATTTCTTGTACTTTGGATGCTCTGGTGATATTTCTTCCTGTTCTGGAAGCGAATTCATGTTGGCTTATTGTATTGAATATCTTGTTACCATGGCGACAAGCTTGCTGATTGAGGTTATGGATGTTGTTGTTTCACCTGGTTGTTGATTTCTCAGTTGAAGAACTTTGTTGATACTACAACTCTAGTGTTTTCAGTCAAATGATCTATACTTTTGTTGTGCGATGTTGTTTGTCCAAGACGATTTCTACAGCTCAAGTGCTAAAATCTCTACTTATGTTGTGTGCTGATCTTTGTCCCAGATAATTTCTTCAGCTCAAGTAAATTATGTATGATTGACGAATGATAGCTGAATTTTTGTTTCCTGTATCAGCGTGCCATGTTGAACCGTTTTCTGCTGAAACACAAAACTGCTGCTGCGTCAATGGACAGACAGACAGACTTGGTTATCATCAGCCTCTGCATGAGATGGTCTCAATGGGGTCGAATTCCATCGACACATTTCCTAGTCAATATGATGTCAAACTCGGCGGAGATGGATTTGGCAGTGtctcatatattttctttttaagtttctttttatttgttttcattttttgCTTGACACACAACGATAACAAAATCGTAAAGTCATCATAATCTTTACTCTACACgcatatatgatttatttttatcttctttatgtcttatatatttttactattttcataatGAGAATACTGT comes from Musa acuminata AAA Group cultivar baxijiao chromosome BXJ3-3, Cavendish_Baxijiao_AAA, whole genome shotgun sequence and encodes:
- the LOC135634267 gene encoding trifunctional UDP-glucose 4,6-dehydratase/UDP-4-keto-6-deoxy-D-glucose 3,5-epimerase/UDP-4-keto-L-rhamnose-reductase RHM1-like, with protein sequence MATYKPKNILITGAAGFIASHVANRLVWNYPEYKIVVLDKLDYCSNLKNLNLSRSSPNFKFVKGDIGSADLVNYLLITESIDTIMHFAAQTHVDNSFGNSFEFTKNNIYGTHVLLEACKVTGQIKRFIHVSTDEVYGETDEDAVVGNHEASQLLPTNPYSATKAGAEMLVMAYGRSYGLPVITTRGNNVYGPNQFPEKMIPKFILLAMRGQPLPIHGDGSNVRSYLYSEDVAEAFEVILHRGEVGHVYNIGTKRERRVIDVARDICALFSLDPVKVIQFVENRPFNDQRYFLDDQKLKNLGWSERTAWDDGLKKTMEWYMSHPDWWGDVSGALLPHPRMLMMPGIERHTDGSEETKSMSSQSTTTNSQNRMVVPAARSSVVPPKKPYLKFLIYGRTGWIGGLLGKICEKQGIPYEYGRGRLEERSHLILDIQNVKPTHVFNAAGVTGRPNVDWCESHKQETIRTNVVGTLNLADVCRDHDLLLMNYATGCIFEYDAKHPERSGIGFKEEDKPNFIGSFYSKTKAMVEELLREYENVCTLRVRMPISSDLSNPRNFITKIARYDKVVNIPNSMTVLDELLPISIEMAKRNCRGIWNFTNPGVVSHNEILEMYRSYIDPSFKWTNFTMEEQAKVIVAPRSNNEMDATKLKREFPELLSIKDSLIKFVFEPNKKVLSH
- the LOC135586855 gene encoding trifunctional UDP-glucose 4,6-dehydratase/UDP-4-keto-6-deoxy-D-glucose 3,5-epimerase/UDP-4-keto-L-rhamnose-reductase RHM1-like, translating into MAATYKPKNILITGAAGFIASHVANRLVCNYPQYKIVVLDKLDYCSNLNNLNPSRSSPNFKFVEDDIRSADLINDLLITESIDTIMHFAAQTHVDNSFGNSFEFTKNNIYGTHVLLDACNVTGRVRRFIYVSTDEVYGETDEDATVGKHEGSQLLPTNPYSATKAGAEMLVMAYGKSYGLPVITTRGNNVYGPFQFPEKLIPKFILLAMRGQPLLIYGDGSNARSFLYCEDVAEAFDVILHKGEVGHVYNIGTKIERRVIDVAKDICALFSLDPDKVIQFVENRPFNDQRYFLDYQKLKNLGWSERTAWDDGLKKTMEWYMSHPDWWGDVSGALLSHPQMLMMPGIERHIDGSEETKSMASQSMTSNSQNGMVLPASKSSVMPPKKSYLKFLIYGRTGWIGCLLGKICEKQGIPYEYGRGRLEERCHIILDIQNTNPTHVFNAAGVTGRPNVDWCESHKQETIRSIVVGTLTLADVCREHDLLLMNYATGCIFEHDAKHPEGSGTGFTVEDNPNFIGSFYSKTKAMVEELLREYDNVCTLRVQVPISSDRSNPCKFITKITCYDKVVNIPNSMMVLDELVPISIEMAKRNCRGVWNFTNPGVASHNEMDSKL